The Microcystis panniformis FACHB-1757 region GAGGCAGGGTGATAGGGTGATAGGGTGATAGGGTTTTGGGGTGATAGGGTGATGAGACAACTTCCCCACTTCCCCACTTCCCCACTTCCCCACTTCCCCACTTCCCCACTTCCCCACTTCCCCACTTCCCCACTTCCCCACACCCCATTGCCGCAAATCATGGCAAAATCTTAGACATAGCGTCTAACTTACCCTGAAGATTCCATGCTGTTAAAATCCACGACCCGTCATATTCGCATTTATACGGCTGAAGTAAAAAATAATCAATTAATCGAGAGTAACCATGTCTTGACTCTTGATGTGGATCCCGATAATGAATTTAATTGGGAAGAAGTGGCTCTCAATAAGGTTTATAGTAAGTTTGATGAATTGGTAGAGTCCTACAATGGGGAAGAACTGAGCGAATATAATCTCCGTCGCATCGGTTCAGATCTAGAACATTTTATCCGTTCTCTCCTGCAAAAAGGCGAAATTAGCTATAATCTCAATGCCAGAGTCCAGAACTATAGTATGGGTTTACCAAAATTAGGGTGAACAATTCCGCGTCAGTCCCCACCCGCACACCTAGAAGGGTGGGGAAGTTGCATCGCGGCTCTTCTGGTTTCTGTGTGGAAACGAGGTCTATACTGATAGAATATCCGCAAAATAGCCCTAAAAGTCTTGCCCGATAAGCATTTCACGATTCCATAAGCAAAAATTATCACACAAAGTCGAGAAGAGCCATTATACCAAATACAAAATGAATTACACAAGATTGGAGCAGCAAAGCAAGGAATCACAAATAGCTGAATTAGAGCTATTTATAAAAAGTGTAATGGATTCAAGAGAACTGAAACGAGCGCTCTTAGTAAAGATGTAGATGTCTCTCGAAGGTAAAACCTGTGAAGAAATCAGCAGAATACTCTGTGTCAAGCAATCTTTTATATATTACGGTCGAAATATATTTAAAATAAATAGAAGGAATTAGAATAGGATATAAAGGCTCGATCGGATATTTAACAGATGACCAGATAAATGAAGTGATCGGGTGGTTAAAAGCAAAGATTTATTGGAACATGGATGAATTAATCGATTATATCAGCCAACCTTATGCTGTTATTTACAAATCAAAACAAAGCTCTTATCATTTGTTTTTGCTGGCGAGTATAAGTGGTCAAAAATCTCAAAAAAGTCAGCCAAAATTTGAGCAAGAGTTAGTCGAAAATAAGAAGAAATAAATTCAGAAACTATTAGCTGAAAACAACGATGCAATATCCAGACTTCTTCTCCACTGAGTAACCAGACTTTATAGAGTTTGTCAGCGAAACGTTTTTTTGTCTTAAAGTCCAGAAAACGGGTTTCTCAAAGAAAACGGGTTTCTCAAAGAAAACGGGTTTCTCAATAGTTTCTTGAAGAAACCCGTTTTCTAGGTGACTTAATGCTTCTTTCCAGGGTTCATCATAATTGGCGGTTGTTGGGTTCATTTGAGTTGTCCGCTTACTCTTAGGTGTAAAGCGCGATAGCGTAACGCACCGATTTAATAATAGAGTTGGTGCGTTACGGCGGCTTGTTAATTTTGGTTTTTTGACGGAATTGATAGCCGCCTAACGCACCCTACGCCTTAGAAGGAGAGCTTAGACGCTTAGATAAAGAAATTACCCACTGGAATGTTCCCTAAAGCTGGTAAAGTACCAGTAAATCCGGTGATATTTAGGGTTTGCTGAAAAAGTAAAAAACAAAAACTCTCAAAAATCAGCCCGAATTTAAGATAAGTTTTTCTGTTGAGAAATCAGCTTTTTTATCATCTTTTCTAATCAAAGAGGGATGAATAAAGCTAAATTTAGATGTATAAAGAAATAGGGACAAAAAAAGACAGTTAACCTGTCTAAGCAGGTTAGAAAGATTGATGACTAAAAAAGTAATGGCAATGGAAGTTTCTGAAGTTTTATCAAGTTTTGTCATGATACAATCAAGACTATATCTTCTTTTTGCTTGACCAAATTTACCTTCAATTGCATTCCGAATTCCTTCATCCTCAAGAGCTTGTTTTTTAGTTTCTTTACTAATATTTTTAGGTGGTCTTCCTAGAGGAACTCCACTGATTCTAATTCCTCTTTCTTTACACCAAGCTAGATTTTTTCTAGTTCGATAAATTTTATCAACATGAACTGATTCTGGATAATATCCTGTGAATTCTTTATACTCTTCTACTTGCGCTTGTAAGTCCCCAGATTCATTAAAATTATCCCAACTTAAATGGTCTAAAAATACATAACTCTCAAAACAGCTTACTGAGATTTTTGCTCCAAATTCAACTGGTTTTCCTGCTTTTCCTCTAACGATAGGGCGGATGTGTGGTTGGGTTATACTCACAATTCTATCATCAATTCTCGATGATTTATTTTCCCACATCCACAATTGTTGACGATAAACTTCTGTCACCACTAACAACATTTTGTAGTTTCTTTTGCTGAGACTACTTAACTCTGATCCCCCCTCGATTAATTTCTCTATTTGAGATAGATTTCTTTTGATATATTGCAGTTGCTTCTTGATAGCTTCTCGTCTTTCTTTTTGAGAACAACGACGTTTTTTGGCTACTTTTAAATAATCTTTTCTCGCTCTTTTTCTATAAGTTCTTGGCTTTTTCTTCAGCTTGATTCTCAAACTTTGATAGAGACAATCTAGAATGTTTTCTGTTTTCTTTCTTGCTTGATTTAATATCCCTAAATCCTGGGGATAACTTAGATCAGCAGGTGCGCAACTTGCATCTAATATTAATTTTCCTTTATTTTTTATTTGACTCTCTTTTTCTTCTTCTTTTCTTTCACTTTTTTCTTCAATTTCCTTCTTTTTTCTCTCTCTCATCACCATTCTTTTATTAATTTTATTGATTAAATTCTTACTGATTCTTTTACGAAAATTAACGAACATTGTCGCATCAAATAGAGCTTCATTACTATAGGCTGACATCCCTAGAAAATACTGTAAATAGGGGTTTTCCTTGATTTGCTCTATGGTTTCCCTGTCGCTTGTTTTTAATTTTTCCTTAATAATTAATGCTCCTAATGCCATCCTAAATGGTTTGGCTGGCGCACCCATTTCTTCGTCAAAATTTTGGGCATATTCTTCTTCAAATTCTTCCCAGGGAATTAACTCTGCCATTATTATCCAGCGATTATCTGCTGATAATTTTCCCTCAAAAGGCAACTCAAAGTTTTCTGGGGCAATTGAAGACTCGTTCGTTTTTCGGTACATATGTTCTTGTCGGATAAGTGCAAGGGTATTTTAGCAATTTTAGCCGTTTTCTGTCCCTTTTTCTTGACTTTTTGGGAATTTAATATGGCTGTAATCCTTATATCATAAGTATTTCACAGTTATTCAGCAAACCCTATTTATTAATAAATCATTGCTGGATTGGAAGCCAGCCGTGCTATCATTAATAACGAGATAAGTTCCAGCTATTGCACCGGTTGTTACCTGCACTAAGGCGGCACTATTAACCCCTAATCCTTGATTACCTGTAATCGCTCCATTAGCATCAGTAAATACTTGATTGACTAAATTCTGTAAAGTGGTGACGGTGCTATTAGCAGCACGACTGAAACTACTAGGCGCATTCATGGCAGTTCCACCTTGAGTTAATAAGTCAATTTTATCACTATTGATGGCAAAATCTGTGATACGATCGCTTGTTGATATGGTAGATTGGCCAAATTGGAAGACGAAGGTATCTGCACCTAAACCACCGGTTAAAGTATCAATTCCCGCACGTCCATTGATTTGATTAATGCCACTATTTCCAGCGATTTTATTGTTACCGGCGTTACCTGTACCGTTAATATTATTACTGCCAATTAGTCTGAGATTTTCGACATTGTTGGGTAGGGTGCGAGTGAGAGTGCTTTGCCAAGTATCAGTAATGATAACTTCTCCTATTCCCCTTCGGGATTGATGGTAGCATTAACGGGATTTGACAGGGTTACTGTAAAAGCTTCATCAGGTTCATTGAGGTTATCATTGAGGATGGGAATGCTAATAGTAGCGGTGGCAGTATTAGGTGCAATGGTGATAGTTCCAGTTTTGCTAGTGTAATCTACATTAGCGGTAGCGTTAATGGGTGCGGTGGTATAGTTGAAGGTAATTGGTTGTGGATTGGGGTTATCAACTGTGACGGTGAGGATGGCATTATTATCTTTACCTTCCACTACGGTGATGTCATTAATGGAGAGTTGCGAAAAGTCGTCATTATTAATTGTTCCCGTGGCTGCGTTAGGAGTACCTACGGT contains the following coding sequences:
- a CDS encoding NAD(P)H-quinone oxidoreductase subunit M, yielding MLLKSTTRHIRIYTAEVKNNQLIESNHVLTLDVDPDNEFNWEEVALNKVYSKFDELVESYNGEELSEYNLRRIGSDLEHFIRSLLQKGEISYNLNARVQNYSMGLPKLG
- a CDS encoding IS5 family transposase; this translates as MYRKTNESSIAPENFELPFEGKLSADNRWIIMAELIPWEEFEEEYAQNFDEEMGAPAKPFRMALGALIIKEKLKTSDRETIEQIKENPYLQYFLGMSAYSNEALFDATMFVNFRKRISKNLINKINKRMVMRERKKKEIEEKSERKEEEKESQIKNKGKLILDASCAPADLSYPQDLGILNQARKKTENILDCLYQSLRIKLKKKPRTYRKRARKDYLKVAKKRRCSQKERREAIKKQLQYIKRNLSQIEKLIEGGSELSSLSKRNYKMLLVVTEVYRQQLWMWENKSSRIDDRIVSITQPHIRPIVRGKAGKPVEFGAKISVSCFESYVFLDHLSWDNFNESGDLQAQVEEYKEFTGYYPESVHVDKIYRTRKNLAWCKERGIRISGVPLGRPPKNISKETKKQALEDEGIRNAIEGKFGQAKRRYSLDCIMTKLDKTSETSIAITFLVINLSNLLRQVNCLFLSLFLYTSKFSFIHPSLIRKDDKKADFSTEKLILNSG